Sequence from the Ammospiza caudacuta isolate bAmmCau1 chromosome 9, bAmmCau1.pri, whole genome shotgun sequence genome:
CTGCACAGTCCCTCTTCTAAATAACTGGCATCCTCGAACACAGCCAGTGTTTTGTTGCACAAAACAGCATTAAGTCCTGTATTGTGGGTGAGCTTAATTTCTGCTCTGAAGTCTACAGGAGTCAACCAGGCCTGCAGTGAACATTGGCAACCCCATTGTAACGCAGTACTTTGTAGAGTTACAGAGCTGCTTTTGTCTGAGGGCTGCCAAGTGCTTTACCTTCACTGTACTGAAAAACATCCCTCCCTCAAGCAAAGAGGCCAAGATAGACAAAGGATAACTCCATTGCCTGAGGTAACAGAGCATTTtaacagaatatcctgagtgtCACACTCCACTTTAACCGCTAGCACCACTGTCCAAGCCTCTCGTTCAGCCTCAGCATGACACAGTATTAGCAGGACCCCCTACACCACCCACAAGACCTAATACAAAATGTAACTGGAGAAGTAACAAGAGCTCCTTTAAGTACAAAGAGTTATTAGAGTTACAGCTCTGATGAAGCTTTTTCTCCCTTCAAAAAGCATAATATTGGCACATTACCTGTCTCCACCAGAGAGGTCTTCAACACTTCCAAACCCAGGGGTTGGCACAGGACATCCCATGTGCTTGAACTGAGCTATATGAGGTCTGGGAGCTGGAATTTTTCCATGAGACTTCTTGTGTTCTTGCTCCTCTTTGACCCGGGTGTTCTCCTTGTCACAGATGAAACACTCGAAGCCATTCAGGTAATTGGGCAGAGTCATGTCATTTACACCCCACTCCCGCTTCTCCAAGCTCTCTAGCAAGAACTGGTTTTTGATTCCACCAGCATTTTTATACTCTAAATACTTCAAATATTCCTCTCCATTCTTGTCCAGGAAATCCAGATACTTTGCCAGCTCTTGGGGGCTGTCAAAATCATCTATAAGAATGATGGAGAGGTTGTTTGGCATCCAGTCCCGCACAGCTGGGGAGCCTCGATACACTGGGACAGCACCCAAGTGCATGGGAcgccacagcttctctgtcaTGTAGTCATCACATATGGCATTCTCCAAGGCCAGATGGAACTTGTACCTGGCAATAAAAGTCATAAATTCAGAATCTTCTGTAGTGGCTGTAGAAGTGTCTCTCAGTCGCTCACTGGGGAGCTCACGGTTATGTAGGCATTTACCATAGGAGTCAACCTAAAATAACAAACAGCATCTTTACAAAGTGATTTGTTCCCCTGGAACTTGTTTTCAGACCTTGTGGTTCTTGTAAAATTCCTAACTTGGATCAGTTCGTATATTAATTTAGCTTCATTTTCACTCCAAGGTCTTCCTCTTGAGACTACTCCTAGAGTCCAAGTTCTACAAGCTTTAGGGAAAACCAAGTGCTGAGTTCCAAAAGCAACATTAGCCACACTACAAACTGAGGGGTGAGGGGAGCACGCAGATGCCAcccaaaaatgtatttctggACAAAACAGAAACCGGCAAGTAAAGAATAGCATTTGACTCTATGTCAATTTAAAGACTCTCTTTCTACTTAAGAGACATAGTGCTCTTCCAAACAGTTATTACACAGAGTTCCAGCCAGTCTCAGCAAGCTGACAGAATTTTTCAATTGTTAGACTGAGAAAAACTGATACAAGGAGCTAAAAGAATACTGTCTAAAAATACAAGAGAACATGCTTGAGCTGGAACCTGCACCATACTTTGAGAagacagtaattttaaaaaaattattttgcctttGCTTCACTACTCAGTACATGATGACCTGACCTTACACAGTAAATCATGACCAATAGAAACAACAGAAACCACTAGAAAAAAAAGTCTCTGGCAAAGTctaaaaccaattttttttaatcaatctAATATCCTTCACactttttaagagaaaaaatgcagtttttcctGCTTGGAAGAACCATTACTTTACTTTATGAAGCTACTCACCATCAGCTGTACCATAGCAGTACAAGCCATCATAGAAACAATATGGTCCTACCACAACACAGGTAAGGAGCAGATTCTCACAACAGAGCAACCTGCCTTTTAACTTCACTCTCGTACTTTCAAACGGGAGCGAGGCTTGTAAAGGGACAGCCTTCCTGTATGCTAACTTCAAAACCCAGAGATTTCAGCAACTTCTGGCACTTGATCCACAAGACCGAACTTATTCAGGCTTTGCCCAGCTTGTGACTGATCCCGAGCGCGGCCAAGTCCACATCTAACATCTGCATCAGGCCTACCTACTGACATGCGGTGTAGTCTAGATCACGCTTTGGGAAGGAATACAACTAGTTTTTCTGTCCAGCTTGCAATCAGCATGCATCCCGTTATGATTCGCGTCTTGGCTAAAAACAAGGACAAACAAACCCCATTAAAACGAGGCGGTAGAGGGGAGCAGccaggtgctcccagctccGAGAGGAACCCCACGCCACAGCTTCCCCGTGCACTCAGCCCACCTACCTGGATGTACTTCATGAGCTCCCGCACGTAGCGGTCCCGGTCGGAGGGCACATCGCAGTGGGACTGCATGTACAGCACGGGGCCGTAGCCCTTCCGCCGCCACGCGTCCTTCTCGGCCAGGGGCACGGCCGGGGCCCGCAGGTACGCGGTGCCGGGCAGCCACTGCAGCGTGAGCGGGTAGTCGGACTCCCGGCGGAAGGTGGCCGTGTAGTTGAAGAGCCGGATGCCTGGCGAGTGCGAGAGCACGTAGTTGTTCATGGGCGACTCCTCGTGGAAGAGCGCCCAGGTCTGGTGGGGCAGGCGGGGCAGCGGCGCCTCGTACGCCCTGAAGTCGGTGCCGTAGAAGATGAGCGCCTTGGTGCGGCGGTGCCGGGCCACCCGCCGGCTGCGGGTGACGAGGCAGGAGCCGCGGGGGCAGTCGATACGCTCCGTGTCGCCGGGGAAGTGCGGGAAGAGGCTCCCGCTCCACCACAGCAGGATGGGCAGCGCCTTGTTGCTCCGCGTGTCGTTGTTGCCGGGCCCGCGGTACGACGCGGCGGCGACGAAGGCCGCGCCCGGCGGGACGGCGTCCTGCGCCCACCCGTCCGCCCCGCACGGCTCGGCCGGCTCCTCCGCGGCCAGAGCCACTGCCGCgctccaggccagccccagcgtcACCCACAGCCCCACGGGCCCCCACCCCGGCCCGGCGCCCCCCATGGCCggcccgccagccccgggcccgccccaGGAAGCGGCGCTGGGCCCGCCTCCGATGGTGCCGTCACGGGGCGGGGAAAGGCCGGAGGGGGGCCGGACGGGAGCGGCACCGCCTTCCCCGCCCCTCTCAGGTCCGACTGTCAGCGCGCCTTTCAAGTGGCTCGGAGGGGCAAcgccagccctgctgcagcgGCCCGACGCGGTGACCTAttggcagctccctcccaacCCCACTGTACAACGGCTGAAGCTGCCGTGAGCCTCTCTGCATCCATCTGCGCTAACACCGGCCCCGCAGTACCTGCAGCTGACAGCGGTAACGCCGAGCTGTTCCCCGAAGGCACAGCACGCCGCGACTGAACGCACCTGCAGAGAGGGCTCCTGGACCTGGACCAAGCAAGGGGTCAGCTGTTACATGAAAGagcccccagctcagctcctgttGGAGACCATAAAGGGAAGGAACAGGAAACAACTTTTACTAACAGAAATCTTATGTtaaggtttttggggtttgtggttgttgggtttttgtttgttttttaatatc
This genomic interval carries:
- the FUT11 gene encoding alpha-(1,3)-fucosyltransferase 11, with translation MGGAGPGWGPVGLWVTLGLAWSAAVALAAEEPAEPCGADGWAQDAVPPGAAFVAAASYRGPGNNDTRSNKALPILLWWSGSLFPHFPGDTERIDCPRGSCLVTRSRRVARHRRTKALIFYGTDFRAYEAPLPRLPHQTWALFHEESPMNNYVLSHSPGIRLFNYTATFRRESDYPLTLQWLPGTAYLRAPAVPLAEKDAWRRKGYGPVLYMQSHCDVPSDRDRYVRELMKYIQVDSYGKCLHNRELPSERLRDTSTATTEDSEFMTFIARYKFHLALENAICDDYMTEKLWRPMHLGAVPVYRGSPAVRDWMPNNLSIILIDDFDSPQELAKYLDFLDKNGEEYLKYLEYKNAGGIKNQFLLESLEKREWGVNDMTLPNYLNGFECFICDKENTRVKEEQEHKKSHGKIPAPRPHIAQFKHMGCPVPTPGFGSVEDLSGGDSWKEMWLQDYWQSLDQGEALTAMIHRNESHQGRFWDYMHEIFLKRTRQH